gaaagctccagaaaaatcttggagccttgtgtgtgatgagggtatgagagAGGAAGCTATTAGTAGGTAATTAGAGAAGCGAAGAgggcggctaggggagtatttttctatcgggtcagaaagtgggagaagaactgtggagggatttgaaggcaaagcacgggagcttgaattcttaggtgaaatggaagcaaagGAAGGGAACTACGAAgtggcagcagaagaggagtggtgggaaggatggatctGGTGAAGTGATAATGTCTGGTTGCAGCactcataatagattgtagaggagagagtcaggttagtggaataccatagaggaggatgttacaatagtccagacgagaggtgataagagtgtgtacaaggagtttggtggtctctcaTATGGGTGGAAGTGCTCAGTAGTGCCCAGAATGAGACAGAGGAAGATGAGGTGAGTGATGGCAGCCAAGGAGTCTATGAAAGGTTGGAGGGAGCCCTTTGCAGAGACACTTTGCCATGATTGGCCAAGAAAACAGTACCCATGTTAATCAATGTCATTCTTTATTGTAGCAAACACATCTATTAATGAAAAGTTAGCTGCATTAcgttttgtgtcttttatttgctttttagttcagctttaacatctgctgagataaaaaaagcaaatcataGTCATGCATGATGGCAAGGAGCAGATGTAGAACTAAACCCTTACCCATACAAATTGCTATTAGGCTGGtctgttattgcagaaggaacacaCAATGTCCCtcttgcaataaaatacccttacctgcttgatcgcaattttttaaatacacttacctttcccATTGCATGCACCgtcatcttcattcttctcttcttcctggttctgatCTTCCCCATCATAATATTCAGCAACATCAGGTCTGGGGAATACCAGGATATCTAACACATACCCCCAGCTCTGTACACCTAATGTTTTCCAAAAAGAAGACTGTGATCGGGCAGGTAAGTGGATATTTCTTGTCTTAGCTGCAATATTGAACCTGCATGATCGCAGATTTATTTGCAGGACGATTGCTCTGCTTTTAAAGCCCTTCGTAGCTCTGCAGAGCAGGAAGTAGATGGCATGCTGTGAGCTATGACTGTCCTTAAGTTCATATATAAATGCAcactgtacatataaaataacagtttatcacacattaacaatgttttaatgaagatgatcttttatattttttgatactgctaaaatttttgaaaagtcTTTACATTTCCACTACCAGTTTAATGATATATTGTATAGAAAACAATACCAGACTTCTTCTTTATCTGATTGTCTGTCTCTTTGATGTATTTATTAGGGCAATATCTGTGCCAGGTCTATGACTGCTGTTTCTCAAAACTGTAGACACATCCGCATATAAAGGAATTCCAGACTTGGTTCTAAGTTAATTTCTCACTTCATACATAATGCTCATTGTATCATATTGCTAAACTGACCTTACAGCTTATCTTCGTGAACATGTGGCCAGACGATggacattcaagtatttacatattcttaacaaaccATAAACAAGGTTTGAAACCAGTCCACACTAACCTCTAAAGCTGCCAGGGCTTTTAAGTTATCCATCtttaaatttttcaaacaaagcaCCAAAGTTGTTCTCTCAGCAGCTCAACTCCTCCACCAGCAGTTTTTTTGGAGGCTACTCCAACCGCAGATCATCTGTCTagcagctttcagcatctttAACCATGGAGAGTTGtgcctttctcagcatcccctacTTCTATTTAAACTTTGCCTTTTCGGGTACCTGACCTCGACCTTGTTTCTCGTCTTTCCACCTGCCCTGATCTTGGACTATTCAGACGTTGATACTTCCTTGCTGCCAGCCCCGACCTCAATCTGTCTCGATGCCAACTCTCGCCAGCAGCCTACCCAGTACCTAATCTTTCTCTGACCCTACACCAAAGCCCTCTGTTCTACTTACCCCTGGTGGAGAGATCCTGGGGGCCACAACTTGGTGTTTTCCGtacagcaaagtagtccggtggcctCTGGGGTTACTGGCCTATCACGCAGGATTACCTGGGGTGCAGAGTCCTGGTGTTTTCCCTACAGGAAAGTAATCCTGCGCCGCTAGAGGTAACCAGTAACCCTGGAGGCCACCAGACGACTTTGCTGTAGGGAAAACACAAAGTCTTGTGAAAACTGTGAGATGCTTAACTCTGTACCCCAGGTAATCCTGCGTCACCTGCCAGGGGAGTGGAACCCTAACAGAAACCCTGTAATCTGTATTGTAAAATTAGAACAGGTGCCCTGGGAGGGATAAGCTGAGATGTTTATTCACACTGCACACACAaagtatatatcattttttagcaaaaacaaaCTACTTCTTTCTGTTGTTAGAAAATACTGACTTAACTTTCTTACAACTCTTTAGGAATAAGGATGTACAAATGTAAGGTAGACATCAAAATACTGTCGCTGGAAttgatctttcatgattatttccaatgacagaatAATGagcgagttctgtacatacagtgctgttatgttctatacagaggggaggggaaggacAGGTAAGCAGCACCCCTCTGTGATCCAATTTATAGGAAAGTACCCTGGTAATTActgatagttttttttatcattctgccGGGGGGTTGAATGAATGACGTTGGGGGCAAGGCAAGGCAAGGCCGTACCTCTCATGTGACAATCATCTGGTGTGTATGTAGTTTTACATGCTAGGTAAATCTGATGtggctttttattattagataCTTTCATCTGACAGGCCATTATCAGTACATTTTAAGcaaatttaaaaccattttttttgtttttcctacaaTCTGCTTCTGTTCTAGGTGCCGAAGTTACAGTGACAGATCGAGAAGTAGCCTtggaatttttaaatacaaatgttcaTGATAATGTTCCAGAGGATCTTCTACCCAAAGTATCTGTAAAACCACTCACATGGGGTAAAGGGCTGGAGGACTTCTCACCATTTGATGTCATTGTAGGAGCAGATATTATCTATTTGGAAGAAACATTCCAAGATTTGCTGAACACTATTCTCCATCTTGGTACAGAGAATACGGTTATCTTACTATCATGCAAACTCAGATACCAGCGTGATCATCATTTCCTGGACATGATGAAGCAACATTTCTCTGTGGTTGAGGTCCTTTATGACCAGAAAGTTGACgtccatatttataaagcaatgaagaTATGTCATGGAAAAGAACTCTGAGGGGAAAAAGGATGCTGATACAAACAATGGTGTACATTTCCATCAAATAAAACTTGTCAAGACAGCTGTTATCAAGCCCAACCAAAGCTCCCATTCAGTGCTGAAGGCAGGGATTATGTGATTTTAGAAAATACACTACCTTCAGGGCAGAGCACACCTCAGCAGCATGATACAAATCTCTGCCGTTGACCCAGCATTGCTTTAAGAATTGGCCTATAGTATTACATAGGGCAAAAGCTGTCTTGActggttgcatttaaaaaaaatggatatttgctgcattacatttttaaaccttaAGTCTGTTATTTGCATAACCTTTTTATAATATGGATAACATTGTGGTagctatttgttaataaattatgCATTTCATAGTTTTGTCCTGAATTAATGCTTACCTGAATATCCATTAATAATGTATCTACCACTTTGGCcttaaaatgtgtatatacatacacctACGCACACATACTGATCAAACAAAACACTAAATAGCACCTATTTCTCAATCGGGGATCCATGGAGCATCTGTGGCTTGGTCCAAAGgttgccagaggttccttgagaaattgGTAATTTTTGACTCTTAGATTAGTTTACCTGATATCAGTGAtgcttttggctatctgtaaggatgacatttctacagaccaccacactaatatactgtgagctatgaatatagtaattattgcagggctACCACAAAATAACATAAGCCTTGGAGGTAAGAGAAGCATCCACTCTGCTACCTTATGTACTTGTCCCCTATActtaaatgaacatttaacctTTGCAGTGGGAAGTCTAACTGCCTCTGTTGGCGTGCCTTCTTCCAATAGTCCATCCCCCTGCTATCTCTTCTATAAGTAATCCATGCATATGCATCCAGCCATTCAtatgatataaaagaaaatgttatttatcacACGAGAGACACCTTTTATCACTTTATGGACCACTTAAGATGCTCATACCACACATGTACTGTGTGTTCCGACTTTTGCTGTGGAGTCAGCAAAATGTGCCAACTCCAACTCCTAATTAATTTATTGTagcaatgttaaaatgtgtttaacagacaatacaatacaataaagtatttttctgcTGTAAGGAGCACAGTGAGTAGTTAACCAGTAAAAAGTACAGCTGAGATTTAATGCAACCTGATAAGTATGACAATCAAGACATTTGCTCATAGTCAGGACACCTGAGTATTAGGCAATTAGATAGGAGGGCTCCCTAGAGCTTCATCCCTGTACCGAATGAGCTGCCCTAATACAGCACCTCCTTTGCACAACAAGCTACAACATCAGCTCCAATTGAAGATCAGCACACACAGTAAAATAAAGCAGACACTGCCTAACTTACTCTTTTGTGtagtttttattttgattttgtttaattaatGCCAAAGGATGTGGATTGCATACTCctcagccactttattaggtacaccttgcaaGTTCCAAAGTGGACTCTCTTTCGCCTTCAGAACTGCCATGATTCTTCAcagaatatatttactaaaatggtggaaacatttctcagggattttggtccagaTTGATACAATAACATCAAGCAGTGGCTGTAGATTTGGCAGTCACACATCCATGTTTCAAATCTCCCATTCCACTACATTCCAAAGGTTCTCTATTGGATCGAGATCTGGTGATTGTGGAAGCCAtatgagtacagtgaactcattgtcattcTGCGTTATTCTGCTGGAAGAAGCCGGGTAAGCCTGAAAAGATGGCTATACTGGGGTCATAAAGGCATGGACATAGTCGGCAACATTATTCAGCTAGGCTGTGGCAGTTAGATGATGTGTGGTTGGTACTATGGGACTAAAATTATACCAATATTTTCCACTCCATTACACCCCAGCCTAACCATTTTTTTAAGTACGATGGGTTCATCttccaaatgttgcagcagaaatcaagactcatcagaccaggtaactttttccaatcttctatttttcttttttaaagagttCATGTATATTGAAGCTTCAGGTGCCTATTCTTTTCTAACAGGATCTGCACCTAGTGTGCCAATGTAGCCTGTTTGCTTCAAGGTTCAAAATGTGCAtttagagatgctcttctgcataccttgttTTCAAGTATTTGAATTTATTGTTgcctatcagctcaaaccagtctggctgTTCTCCTCTTGCATTATCACCCAGAGAACTGCCATTGACTGGATAGTTTCCCTTTTTTCATCCTATTCTCTTTGATCCCTAGAAATGTTTGTGTGTGAGAATTACaacagcagtttctgaaatactcagatcAGCCTGTCTGATTCAAACAACCATGTCACCTAAATCTGATGCTCGGTTTCAGCAAGTCATCTTGACAATATTCAtatctaaatgcattgagttggtGCGATGTGATTGGTTGATTAGATATTTCCTTTATGAAGACTCTAGAACATTTTTGTATACAGCGGAGTTTATGGTCAACTCAATAGATGCACGGTGTCAcaaggtcctgtggctgcaaaagaGGCCCAAATCACTACCCCTCCGCCACCATACTTGATGGTATGAGCTGCCTATTCTTTTACACTGTTTGGTTTCCACCATACATGGTGCAGTACATTAGGGCCAATCATCTTCACCCAAGCCAGCCATGCCGCTGTGTCCTATTTTAGAGAGAAGAGTCTGAGATGAAGCTCTTGGGTTTATTTGCCCTAAACTACTCCTCTACTCCTAAAAGAGATAAATGACTGTCTTGAATGTCTTCCACTTGTGAATGATCTTCCTCACTTTGGGAACCATGGCCTTTGGATTATTTGGGAATGGTCTTGTATTCCTTCACAGATTGATGGACAACAGTTGCTCCTTTAAGATTATTGGTgatcctccttggcattgtgtagCACACACCTGAAGCCTTC
The Pyxicephalus adspersus chromosome 7, UCB_Pads_2.0, whole genome shotgun sequence genome window above contains:
- the METTL21A gene encoding protein N-lysine methyltransferase METTL21A; the encoded protein is MALVPYDETVLNGLKRFHNSSASYTFANHTIQIKQNWKELGVAAVVWDAAIVLCMYLEAGGINLNGRSVIELGAGTGLVGIVAALLGAEVTVTDREVALEFLNTNVHDNVPEDLLPKVSVKPLTWGKGLEDFSPFDVIVGADIIYLEETFQDLLNTILHLGTENTVILLSCKLRYQRDHHFLDMMKQHFSVVEVLYDQKVDVHIYKAMKICHGKEL